The Malus domestica chromosome 10, GDT2T_hap1 nucleotide sequence TCAGAAATTTCTTCTAGTGGGGTTAGCTgaaaacaacaaagaaaactTTATTATAGTATGATTATATGCAATATGATATTAATGATGGTTTCAAATGATGATGCATCACAATtccaatgttacaaaaatttcaatatagtagtggaaagtggcaaagtgatgagaaaaatataagtACATGATAGGCGAGAGAGAGTTTTTTTAGTTTGAATGATAGAACAAGAGCATCTGCCCCTAGTGAGCCTTCATTGGCTCTGTCCATGTATATACTTGACCAAATAAAaactatataatatataaataaaataatgctACAAGCAACGCAAAATATTTATTAAGTGGTGCCTTTTCAAACTCCTTCCCTTTCTTTAGTGTAGATTCAAAtaataatgtcatttgtattaaaaaatataatttttttataaaatatattgtataGAGTAAGCGTATGCATTAATCGTTATATGCGTGCATGCCTTTCTATTACTTTCGATGACATTCAAgctaattaaaaacaattcaaaatcaaaatcaaatgatGATGATGCCAAATactttggagagatttttttgaacaaacgatagtGTCTTCATTAAAGGAATGGGGAAGTGGATCAAGTCTCACAatagctagtaataatgtagttcaaattcacatttagCGAGAATCAAATTTAAGATTTCTCACTTATAAACAAAGAATAATACCACTAGAtaatagtactaagtggttaCTTTAGAGAGATATTGATTGCATGTGCGTACGTGATTACTATTTATGTCATTGATTTATTTCGTTTGTATATACGTATAAATAGTCGACATTATTATGGAAAACAAAGTTTAGTAGGGCATGTCGTGAGACTCTTGACCTACCATATATTCTCCTAACAAATAATGTGTATGCATGGATCCAAAAAATGGTGATGGAGCAACATGGTCGATTGGAACAGCACTTAACTCCCTTTGCTAGACCCTATAAAACGTCGGTGGAATAAACTGGAAAGTGGAAACCCTACTTtagtttaatttattaattaggaGCTGCTTAATTGTTGCTAATGCCAGATTAATTGGTTTACTTTTTTGTATTATATGAAAAGATTTGCTTAAATGGAAGCTTTAGGTTTTGGAAGACTAGATCCTAACGCCAAAATGTCGGTTGGAATAACTTTTGATTTAGTGATGGGTCAagatttttttcttgttttgacCAAGTGACGGGTCAAGATTAAAAGTTCAATATGAGGATGAGGTACaacatgagaaaaaaaaaacgaaataaCATTATCATTTCAAACAAATCATGAGTTACAACTTTTTACTTACATAAAAATTAGATAATTTACGTAATGTAACACATGGCACATTTTAATAAATGATTCATGAATCAAGATACATAATCGCTTGTCATGTGGCAGTGCTCTCCCtacttgagttttttttttgtcacaaaGAAACGTTGGGAAGCTTAGGTTAAACTCGAACTCCGATTATGTGTGTAAGGATAAATACTCTATAATTGAAGCTAAGTAGGGAAATGATTTTCTCAATTTGAATTTCATTTCATTGATGGTTGTGTTGTGTTATCATCTTAATTTCAACCACAAAAGTTTTCTGTGTTGGCAATTAAGCAAAAGAGTCGTTGGAGAGTTTCATATATTAAGGAAACACATCAACATTTGAACCAcgtaaatgtttgtttttttttgaagtTACCAAAAAAACACGATTAACATTTGAGAAGAGAAATACTTAAAAGACTAAAACACCAACTAGCAGAATTAATTGGTATAAGGGTGTGATTGATATATATAAGATTTGACTAATGAAAGTTTTAAGCTGACTGATCGCACAATATCATCAAGCTAAGGCGGTAAAATGGTTGTCTTTTAATGCTATTACATGTTATTAAAAAGAAGATagttttcacacatttttttcttcttccttgttagaactcgtttggatgtacttttaaaatgactgaaagtgcttttagtgaaaatatttttaaaaccaatTCTTGGTAAAAGTGCAAGTAAATcatgaaaaaacacttaaagtgcttcttggagaaagcacataactggtgcttcttgcagaaagcacttcaagtgcttttgaaacccaatttttttttctttctaaaaaccctttcagttattttaaaaatacatcTAAACGAATTCTATACACCTATACTTATTTATGGCCACTGTGTGTGGattcttaattaatttatatagtGAATAAGGATATAAATAAAATGACACGTGAGGTGCTAAAATAAGTGTGAAAATCAACTCCCTCCCTTAAAAGTTGAAACTAATCATGTAAAGTCAAGGCATTATAACTGACATTTGACAATGATTTTCGTTTGTTAaatataagtttttttagtTAGGAACAGAGCGCGAAGCgttaaaaaaaaaggcagtTTATTCACTTGGTGGGCTTGTTATACACATGTCAACAAATATTGCATATGCCGAAGCAATGTGATGAGTaatatatagagaacttgttgaGTACTGTCAACGCAACATGTTGAAATATGTCTAGCATGCATTACATTAAATATTTAGTGGGAACAAAAGGAACACGTACCAGATATTCGAAGGGTCCTCAAAGACCTTCACATGTATATTTTTCAGACTCGGGTGATCCTTGGACCACCTTAGTCCATAGTTCCATCCGCCCTTGATTCCTACAGTGGCTTTTGACTAAAATGTGCAAAAAATAACAAAGCAAAACAGAATTTTCTCATCACATAATCTATGATTTTCATCTTCttatttttggtgaaatttgTCATCTCTTAACTTAAAACATACATGTCAACGATATTGACTATAGCAGATGAGCACCTCCTCATCCACTTAACTTcaaatttttcttcttcaaaccCGATTAGATAAAAGTAAAGTATTATTCTTTAAAGAATGTCATTGCCATTGGCTACACTCCACCGACCAAGCCACTTTCAATTAACTAGTTATGGAACTCATTTTTTAAAGGCTTAATCTAAAAATAGACCACTAGTTCATGAAAACTCAAACACCTCATCTACATTTAATTCATATTCATTACCAAGCTACATTAGGATTAGGACCGACCTCAATtataaaatattcaaataaatatgccaatttttttgtccaaaagttTGATGCGACAATTTTATCCATCGTGActccatttttatttattttttgcttaAGCACTATTATGGAGTGACTCAGTAGTTGAAGACGAATTTTAAGCctatatttcatattgtatgttTTGAGTTTGATTCTTGACGCTAGTAATTCGCACGATGATGATAAGAAAAAAGCTAAAATGCTTCTGTAAATCTTCATGGCTTTCAAAATGATAGAATATCATGGCAAAGCCATCGGTTaattccttttaaaaaaaattgaatataaataaatgGTACGGCCCCAGACGTCAACAGCCCTCTTCTCCTCCTGTTGTTCGTTAATCCGCAAAAAGCTGGTCCAAGTCCGTCTGCCCTCTTTTGTCGCATTTCTGGGATTTCCCGCGAAAACTGCCGGTTTTTAACGTCCTCTCATAACCTTCTCAATTTCTACTCTCACTTTAtacaagaacccaaaaacaacacagaaaataaaaacaaaaattaagaaaaaaaaagggataatAATAAAGAGGTTTGTCCACTTTTGGCGGGAGTTCACTCTCTCGCCGACACATTTCCCAGAACCCACAGTTtttctgaatttctttttttgtttttgatttcctttttaggttttttatttttttttaattttttttaattttaatttttttcttcttctaaaaaAACCCGTTTGTTTTATGGaagttctatttttttatttttaagattaGCACTCGTTttgttaatatttaatttatttgaatttctgGGTGTTGAATTTAGTTGCAGTAGGTAAGGCTGCTGATGCTTACTTGGCAGCATTGGCTTTTAAACAACATGTTTGGATTGAGCCAGGAGTCGGTACAAGATTTAGGTAcatgtttctttttttcttggttctttttatgtttttgtcggATGACGTTTATCTTCTTCTTGATTCTgctttatttcttctttttttttatacgtCATACAATGCTTTTTCTCAAGCTTTCAAATGGGATTTCTTGGAATTTTATGAATCTGCAATCTTTTGATGGGAAATTTGGGgttttctaattttatgtagCGTTTTTGTTGCAGAGGTTGAAATGTTAAATTCAAGAAGTGGGAAGGTTGCAAAGCAGAAAGGATTTGTAGAAATGGTGAGAttgtgaaagagagagagagagagagagagagaggcacaaACATAAAGAGAATGATACTTGAGGAGGTATTGAGAGGTTtgataaagaagaagaataagaagaatgtTGTGTTGGTTGGGATTCCAATTGATAGCCAGAGCACAGAGCTGCTCGGATGGGCTCTCGTTAAAGTCGCCGAGCCCGGAGATTGCGTGATTGCAGTTCATGTCTGTCGAAGTTCTGGTACATGTCTGCagatttagtttaattttcatctatttttcaataattttatgtttaatttggtTGATCTTAGCTATTCAGATCGAGCCCGACAGCATAACATGCGAGACTGTTGGTGACATAACGTTTATTATGTACAGATTATGTCTCGAAAACCAAGAAGATGTTGGATGGTTACGTAGAGGCTTATGAGGGGCTATGTGACATTAAAAAGGTTTATACTTGTTAATCTTCACTACTCTAGCACAGGTTCAATTGTTCAAAAACTTGAGACTGGTTATGGATTTTTATGCTTTAAATTTCAGGTAGAGCTCATCGGTCAGGTCTTGACAGGAAGGTCAATCCGAAAAGCTCTAGTTGGAGAGGCGAAAAACCATTCTACAGTGGCCATAGTTGTAGGCACAAGCAAGCCAAAAACTCTAGGGTAAGGGACAAAGACTGATCTCAGAAAGAAACTTGCATTAGTTTTCAAgatttttgtctcattactcTAAGAAGAGTTCATTTGCAGCGGTTGGGATTCTACGGCGAAATTCTGTGCTAAGAAAGTGCCACCGACCACTGATGTTGTGGCCATCCACAATGGGAAAATTGTGTTCAGACGGTGTACCAGCAATCAACTACCAGGTTGgtgttttgagtcaaattaCTAAATTCTGCAGACTTAGGCATAGCCAAGTTGGTTAGAACTGCCTGCTCCACCCTCTGCACTCAAATTCGAATCCCCTCCCTGcagtttacatttttattagAATATCGCTCGAATCAGAAAGTAAAAATGAATACTACATTCTGTTTTTCAGCTTTGGTAAGTCTCACCGAAGACCCAAGACCAagtctttgctttgcgagtctCACTCCCAAAGGATACTCATCTGAATTTAGTGACTTTGAGGCACATAGAGAAACCCCGAAATCACCTTCTAATATGGCAGAGAGCTCCCTAAATGGTTCGAAGCATGGCAGTGAAGAAACAAAGAATGAACAAAAAAGAGTGCCTTGGAGATCAGTTTCACTTGGTGCAGCAGGACATGTGGATAAGAACCTTGGCTGGCCCCTACTTCGAAGAGCGAATTCTATAGATCCTCAATTATCCGCCACAAGGGACATGTCTGTCGTGCAATGGGTGATGAGCTTGCCAGACCACTCTCCACAGCAGTTTCCTCGGTGTACAACTATAAAAGAAAATCCATTTGAACGAAGTATTGGTGACATTGTTCATGAGAGTATGGAGGGTAGTTTTCCTGCTTTCGATGAACTTCCTGAAGGGTTCAAGCATCAGCTCGAAACAAACTCATCTAGTTGCAGATGGTTCAGTTATGAGCTTCTGAAGGCTTCAACTTCTCAATTCGCATCAGGTTTGAAATCATTTTTTCCTTCCCTTCTCTCAGTTTGAATTCTTTTAAGTACTTCTCTATCGATTAAGTTCTTTGTCTTTTAACAGAAAATCTTATCGGGAAAGGAGGATGCAACCTAGTGTACAAGGGAACTCTTCCAGCTGGCAAGCCAGTGGCAGTAAAGCTTATGAAGTCATCAAAAGAAGCATGGAAGGATTTTGTTCATGAAGCCGATATCATATCCTCCTTGAAGCACAAACACGTTTTGCCTATGCTTGGGTTCTGTATCAAAGACAATGTTCTCATTTCT carries:
- the LOC139188484 gene encoding protein kinase STUNTED-like, coding for MILEEVLRGLIKKKNKKNVVLVGIPIDSQSTELLGWALVKVAEPGDCVIAVHVCRSSDYVSKTKKMLDGYVEAYEGLCDIKKVELIGQVLTGRSIRKALVGEAKNHSTVAIVVGTSKPKTLGGWDSTAKFCAKKVPPTTDVVAIHNGKIVFRRCTSNQLPALVSLTEDPRPSLCFASLTPKGYSSEFSDFEAHRETPKSPSNMAESSLNGSKHGSEETKNEQKRVPWRSVSLGAAGHVDKNLGWPLLRRANSIDPQLSATRDMSVVQWVMSLPDHSPQQFPRCTTIKENPFERSIGDIVHESMEGSFPAFDELPEGFKHQLETNSSSCRWFSYELLKASTSQFASENLIGKGGCNLVYKGTLPAGKPVAVKLMKSSKEAWKDFVHEADIISSLKHKHVLPMLGFCIKDNVLISVYDFLPKGSLEGNLHGKNKDKSVLSWEVRFNAAVGIAEALNYLHGKCPQPVIHRDVKSSNILLTKDLEPQLSDFGLAIWGPTTTSFKTECDVVGTFGYLAPEYFMYGKISDKIDVYAFGVVLLELLSGRKPIGSETPKEQESLVMWAKPKIESGDVKDLLDPNLDAKFDEVQVLRMVRAAKLCITRSARLRPKMSEILKLLKGLSDVEKQVNSQSFDIEESENWDDNDDEVYPNSSAELHLGLALLDVDDDTTSSSSSVERSNSLSWEQYLKGRWSRSSSFD